A single region of the Coregonus clupeaformis isolate EN_2021a chromosome 40, ASM2061545v1, whole genome shotgun sequence genome encodes:
- the LOC121555179 gene encoding zinc finger E-box-binding homeobox 2 isoform X2: MKQEIMAEGPRCKRRKQSNPQRKNVLNYENVVEMGSETDEDDRTLLSEENGLTNGEEGGSPPGAGVPNLEASPRVGHALLSYRGGAEGSEGRDGRQSHHHAWRLGDDPHRHLNGTDERKDEYDPLGPEGSLHAVGNVSSMDGVSEVDDYFTKCSKLEESDGHSANIAEYLQRGDTAIIYPEAPEEVARLGTPETIGQDENENDLSPGTPDAFAQLLTCPYCDRGYKRLTSLKEHIKYRHEKNEESVACPLRSETFSHRTQLERHMAMNMPGRDQPQLLSEGAGNRKFKCTECGKAFKYKHHLKEHLRIHSGEKPYECSNCKKRFSHSGSYSSHISSKKCIGLISVNGRVRNGGGNTKAGSSPNSTASSPGSPALALLRHKLENGRPMGPQDQQGHLDIKAEPMDFNDYRLLMASQYSVGGPGGYMNGAGGGGSPLGVHSSSQSPLQHLGGMGLDLPLLGYGSLGNNLSEVQKVLQIVDNTVCRQKMDGNPEEISKLRAYMKELGAQMEEQKLAVSSPHAGFQVVGQGSPTKSIIDYTLEKVNEAKSLIDDSKRQINMDIKKERLNHSADHVDKSHHESHQVPFLPFSCQFCKETFPGPIPLHQHERYLCKKNEEINHLQPSEDVSLSRRGVFPSEQQATLLSSLSERCATSPVNPFKNHVSVLKAYFAMNMEPNSEELLKISIAVGLPQEFVKEWFSQWKNQQQQQYNNSNANPRKRSLPSERSSPEERKQHRLARSPMSMAQHVDRIMTLPDLHAGNTNGYRDAPHRHLEASQFTANRQMCDKPLDPLDHLRSRTPSPLNLSSTSSKNSQSSSYTPNSLVSEGDGHGGDAPLDLSLPKHMMSKGISLGEKRSKPNGYISDCNGDHHHSSQEQGTEPMDLAHIKKEFLGSERDNRGNREHQIEKSASPIFGINPFGGGHMYTSLPTHGAFPPPSFMQAQASIPGLRPYPGLDPMSFLPHMAYTYATGAATFSEMQQRSRKYQRKPGFKGELLDGTADYLSGLEDLTDESLLSRKKIKKTESGMYACDLCDKTFQKTSSLLRHKYEHTGKRPHQCTICKKAFKHKHHLIEHSRLHSGEKPYQCDKCGKRFSHSGSYSQHMNHRYSYCKREAEEREAAEREAEEREAWDKGQGPMEPTELLMRRAYLQGLGPLGYSDPEDQPEDGGDTILRDGTEGGMRGGRGQREVDETYEEVTDRREAGSFREGEHEGERRMDTARDDEGKVAAHSMDDSSTERKTDTKSDH; the protein is encoded by the exons TGCTGAACTATGAGAATGTGGTGGAGATGGGCTCCGAGACAGACGAGGATGACAGGACGCTGCTCTCAGAGGAGAACGGCCTGACCAATGGGGAGGAGGGTGGCAGCCCTCCCGGAGCCGGCGTGCCCAACCTGGAGGCTTCACCCAGGGTGGGCCACGCCCTGCTGTCCTACAGGGGTGGAGCAGAGGGGTCAGAGGGCAGGGACGGGCGGCAGAGCCACCACCATGCCTGGCGCCTCGGAGACGACCCACACAGACACCTCAATGGGACTG aTGAAAGGAAGGACGAATATGATCCCTTGGGGCCAGAGGGGTCTCTTCACGCTGTAGGAAATG TCAGTAGTATGGATGGGGTGTCGGAGGTTGACGACTACTTCACTAAGTGTAGTAAACTGGAGGAGAGTGACGGCCACTCGGCCAACATCGCTGAGTACCTCCAGCGTGGCGACACCGCCATCATTTACCCAGAAGCCCCAGAGGAAGTAGCACGACTCGGAACTCCCGAGACCATTGGGCAAGACGAAAACGAAAATG ACCTGTCACCTGGGACTCCAGATGCTTTCGCCCAACTGTTGACCTGTCCTTACTGCGACCGGGGCTACAAGCGGCTGACATCGCTCAAGGAGCACATCAAGTACCGCCACGAGAAGAATGAGGAGAGCGTGGCCTGCCCCCTGCGCAGCGAGACCTTCTCCCACCGCACACAGCTGGAGAGACATATGGCCATGAACATGCCAGGGAGAGATcag CCCCAGCTGCTGAGTGAAGGGGCCGGCAACCGCAAGTTCAAATGCACTGAGTGTGGAAAAGCCTTCAAATACAAGCATCACTTGAAGGAGCATCTCCGCATTCACAGCG GTGAGAAACCATACGAGTGCTCCAACTGCAAGAAGCGGTTCTCTCACTCCGGCTCCTACAGTTCCCACATCAGCAGCAAGAAGTGCATCGGTCTGATCTCCGTCAACGGACGAGTACGTAACGGAGGAGGCAACACCAAGGCTGGCTCCTCCCCTAACTCCACCGCCTCCTCCCCGGGAAGCCCCGCCCTGGCTCTGCTCCGCCACAAGCTGGAGAACGGCCGCCCCATGGGCCCCCAAGACCAGCAGGGTCACCTGGACATCAAGGCAGAGCCAATGGACTTCAACGACTACCGGCTACTGATGGCCTCCCAGTATAGCGTTGGCGGGCCAGGGGGCTACATGAATGGAGCCGGCGGAGGAGGCAGCCCCCTGGGGGTCCACAGCTCATCCCAGAGCCCCCTGCAGCACCTGGGTGGGATGGGGTTGGACCTGCCCCTGCTGGGCTATGGGTCCCTGGGGAACAACCTGAGCGAGGTGCAGAAGGTCCTCCAGATCGTGGACAACACAGTGTGTCGGCAGAAGATGGATGGGAACCCGGAGGAGATCTCCAAGCTCAGGGCCTATATGAAGGAGCTGGGGGCTCAGATGGAGGAGCAGAAGCTGGCCGTGTCCTCCCCGCATGCTGGCTTCCAGGTGGTGGGCCAAGGCAGCCCCACCAAGAGCATAATCGACTACACCCTGGAGAAGGTGAACGAGGCCAAGAGCCTGATTGACGACTCCAAGAGGCAGATCAACATGGACATCAAGAAGGAGAGGCTCAACCACTCGGCGGATCATGTGGACAAGTCGCACCATGAGAGCCACCAGGTTCCATTCTTGCCGTTCTCCTGCCAGTTCTGCAAGGAGACCTTCCCAGGGCCCATCCCACTGCACCAGCATGAGCGCTACCTGTGTAAGAAGAACGAGGAGATCAACCACCTCCAACCCAGCGAGGACGTGTCTCTCAGCCGCAGGGGAGTGTTCCCCTCAGAGCAGCAGGCCACCTTGCTATCCTCTCTTTCAGAGAGGTGCGCCACCAGCCCCGTCAACCCCTTTAAGAACCACGTGTCAGTGCTCAAGGCCTACTTTGCCATGAACATGGAACCCAACTCAGAGGAGTTGCTGAAGATCTCCATCGCAGTCGGCCTACCGCAGGAGTTCGTCAAGGAGTGGTTCTCCCAGTGGAAGAATCAGCAGCAACAACAATACAACAACAGCAATGCCAACCCCAGGAAGCGGTCGCTGCCGTCAGAGCGGAGCAGTCCAGAGGAGCGCAAGCAGCACAGGCTAGCCAGGTCACCAATGTCCATGGCGCAACACGTGGACCGCATCATGACACTCCCTGATTTACACGCCGGGAACACCAACGGTTACCGTGATGCTCCCCACAGACACTTAGAGGCCAGCCAGTTTACAGCCAACAGGCAGATGTGTGACAAACCACTAGACCCCTTGGACCACCTTAGAAGCAGAACTCCATCTCctctcaatctctcctccacttcttCTAAAAACTCCCAGAGCAGTTcgtacactccaaacagcctggtCTCTGAAGGGGACGGCCATGGGGGGGACGCACCGTTGGACCTTTCTTTGCCAAAACACATGATGAGCAAGGGCATCTCACTGGGAGAAAAGAGGTCCAAACCAAACGGCTACATCTCAGACTGCAACGGTGACCACCACCATTCCAGCCAGGAGCAGGGTACTGAGCCCATGGACTTGGCCCACATCAAGAAGGAGTTCCTGGGctcagagagagacaacagagggaACCGTGAACACCAGATAGAGAAGAGTGCCAGCCCCATCTTTGGCATCAACCCCTTCGGTGGTGGTCACATGTACACATCTCTGCCCACACATGGAGCGTTCCCCCCGCCCAGCTTCATGCAGGCCCAGGCCAGCATCCCAGGCCTGAGGCCATACCCAGGGCTGGATCCAATGAGCTTTCTGCCCCACATGGCCTACACTTATGCAACTGGGGCGGCTACATTCTCTGAAATGCAACAGAGGTCGAGGAAGTACCAACGGAAACCAGGTTTCAAG GGGGAGCTACTGGATGGCACTGCGGACTATCTGTCAGGCCTGGAGGACCTGACAGACGAATCGCTCCTCTCCcggaagaagattaagaagacaGAAAGTGGTATGTACGCGTGTGACTTGTGCGACAAAACATTCCAGAAGACCAGTTCCCTCCTAAGACACAAATATGAACACACAG GAAAGCGACCACACCAGTGCACGATCTGTAAGAAGGCCTTCAAACATAAGCACCACCTCATTGAGCACTCACGCCTGCACTCGGGCGAAAAGCCCTACCAATGTGACAAGTGTGGCAAGCGCTTCTCTCACTCAGGCTCCTACTCCCAGCACATGAACCACCGCTACTCCTACTGCAAGAGGGAGGCTGAGGAGAGGGAGGCGGctgagagggaggcagaggagagggaggcctGGGACAAGGGCCAGGGCCCCATGGAGCCCACAGAGCTGCTGATGAGGAGGGCCTACCTGCAGGGTCTGGGGCCGCTGGGCTACTCGGACCCCGAGGACCAGCCGGAGGACGGGGGCGACACCATCCTGAGGGATGGCAcggaaggagggatgaggggaggacgAGGACAGAGGGAAGTGGACGAGACGTATGAGGAGGTGACAGACAGACGAGAGGCGGGAAGTTTCAGGGAAGGAGAGCACGAGGGTGAACGAAGGATGGACACGGCGAGGGATGATGAGGGGAAAGTTGCGGCGCATTCGATGGATGACAGTTCAACAGAAAGGAAAACAGACACCAAGTCAGACCATTAG
- the LOC121555179 gene encoding zinc finger E-box-binding homeobox 2 isoform X4, protein MKQEIMAEGPRCKRRKQSNPQRKNVLNYENVVEMGSETDEDDRTLLSEENGLTNGEEGGSPPGAGVPNLEASPRVGHALLSYRGGAEGSEGRDGRQSHHHAWRLGDDPHRHLNGTDERKDEYDPLGPEGSLHAVGNGTVSSMDGVSEVDDYFTKCSKLEESDGHSANIAEYLQRGDTAIIYPEAPEEVARLGTPETIGQDENENDLSPGTPDAFAQLLTCPYCDRGYKRLTSLKEHIKYRHEKNEESVACPLRSETFSHRTQLERHMAMNMPGRDQPQLLSEGAGNRKFKCTECGKAFKYKHHLKEHLRIHSGEKPYECSNCKKRFSHSGSYSSHISSKKCIGLISVNGRVRNGGGNTKAGSSPNSTASSPGSPALALLRHKLENGRPMGPQDQQGHLDIKAEPMDFNDYRLLMASQYSVGGPGGYMNGAGGGGSPLGVHSSSQSPLQHLGGMGLDLPLLGYGSLGNNLSEVQKVLQIVDNTVCRQKMDGNPEEISKLRAYMKELGAQMEEQKLAVSSPHAGFQVVGQGSPTKSIIDYTLEKVNEAKSLIDDSKRQINMDIKKERLNHSADHVDKSHHESHQVPFLPFSCQFCKETFPGPIPLHQHERYLCKKNEEINHLQPSEDVSLSRRGVFPSEQQATLLSSLSERCATSPVNPFKNHVSVLKAYFAMNMEPNSEELLKISIAVGLPQEFVKEWFSQWKNQQQQQYNNSNANPRKRSLPSERSSPEERKQHRLARSPMSMAQHVDRIMTLPDLHAGNTNGYRDAPHRHLEASQFTANRQMCDKPLDPLDHLRSRTPSPLNLSSTSSKNSQSSSYTPNSLVSEGDGHGGDAPLDLSLPKHMMSKGISLGEKRSKPNGYISDCNGDHHHSSQEQGTEPMDLAHIKKEFLGSERDNRGNREHQIEKSASPIFGINPFGGGHMYTSLPTHGAFPPPSFMQAQASIPGLRPYPGLDPMSFLPHMAYTYATGAATFSEMQQRSRKYQRKPGFKGELLDGTADYLSGLEDLTDESLLSRKKIKKTESGKRPHQCTICKKAFKHKHHLIEHSRLHSGEKPYQCDKCGKRFSHSGSYSQHMNHRYSYCKREAEEREAAEREAEEREAWDKGQGPMEPTELLMRRAYLQGLGPLGYSDPEDQPEDGGDTILRDGTEGGMRGGRGQREVDETYEEVTDRREAGSFREGEHEGERRMDTARDDEGKVAAHSMDDSSTERKTDTKSDH, encoded by the exons TGCTGAACTATGAGAATGTGGTGGAGATGGGCTCCGAGACAGACGAGGATGACAGGACGCTGCTCTCAGAGGAGAACGGCCTGACCAATGGGGAGGAGGGTGGCAGCCCTCCCGGAGCCGGCGTGCCCAACCTGGAGGCTTCACCCAGGGTGGGCCACGCCCTGCTGTCCTACAGGGGTGGAGCAGAGGGGTCAGAGGGCAGGGACGGGCGGCAGAGCCACCACCATGCCTGGCGCCTCGGAGACGACCCACACAGACACCTCAATGGGACTG aTGAAAGGAAGGACGAATATGATCCCTTGGGGCCAGAGGGGTCTCTTCACGCTGTAGGAAATGGTACAG TCAGTAGTATGGATGGGGTGTCGGAGGTTGACGACTACTTCACTAAGTGTAGTAAACTGGAGGAGAGTGACGGCCACTCGGCCAACATCGCTGAGTACCTCCAGCGTGGCGACACCGCCATCATTTACCCAGAAGCCCCAGAGGAAGTAGCACGACTCGGAACTCCCGAGACCATTGGGCAAGACGAAAACGAAAATG ACCTGTCACCTGGGACTCCAGATGCTTTCGCCCAACTGTTGACCTGTCCTTACTGCGACCGGGGCTACAAGCGGCTGACATCGCTCAAGGAGCACATCAAGTACCGCCACGAGAAGAATGAGGAGAGCGTGGCCTGCCCCCTGCGCAGCGAGACCTTCTCCCACCGCACACAGCTGGAGAGACATATGGCCATGAACATGCCAGGGAGAGATcag CCCCAGCTGCTGAGTGAAGGGGCCGGCAACCGCAAGTTCAAATGCACTGAGTGTGGAAAAGCCTTCAAATACAAGCATCACTTGAAGGAGCATCTCCGCATTCACAGCG GTGAGAAACCATACGAGTGCTCCAACTGCAAGAAGCGGTTCTCTCACTCCGGCTCCTACAGTTCCCACATCAGCAGCAAGAAGTGCATCGGTCTGATCTCCGTCAACGGACGAGTACGTAACGGAGGAGGCAACACCAAGGCTGGCTCCTCCCCTAACTCCACCGCCTCCTCCCCGGGAAGCCCCGCCCTGGCTCTGCTCCGCCACAAGCTGGAGAACGGCCGCCCCATGGGCCCCCAAGACCAGCAGGGTCACCTGGACATCAAGGCAGAGCCAATGGACTTCAACGACTACCGGCTACTGATGGCCTCCCAGTATAGCGTTGGCGGGCCAGGGGGCTACATGAATGGAGCCGGCGGAGGAGGCAGCCCCCTGGGGGTCCACAGCTCATCCCAGAGCCCCCTGCAGCACCTGGGTGGGATGGGGTTGGACCTGCCCCTGCTGGGCTATGGGTCCCTGGGGAACAACCTGAGCGAGGTGCAGAAGGTCCTCCAGATCGTGGACAACACAGTGTGTCGGCAGAAGATGGATGGGAACCCGGAGGAGATCTCCAAGCTCAGGGCCTATATGAAGGAGCTGGGGGCTCAGATGGAGGAGCAGAAGCTGGCCGTGTCCTCCCCGCATGCTGGCTTCCAGGTGGTGGGCCAAGGCAGCCCCACCAAGAGCATAATCGACTACACCCTGGAGAAGGTGAACGAGGCCAAGAGCCTGATTGACGACTCCAAGAGGCAGATCAACATGGACATCAAGAAGGAGAGGCTCAACCACTCGGCGGATCATGTGGACAAGTCGCACCATGAGAGCCACCAGGTTCCATTCTTGCCGTTCTCCTGCCAGTTCTGCAAGGAGACCTTCCCAGGGCCCATCCCACTGCACCAGCATGAGCGCTACCTGTGTAAGAAGAACGAGGAGATCAACCACCTCCAACCCAGCGAGGACGTGTCTCTCAGCCGCAGGGGAGTGTTCCCCTCAGAGCAGCAGGCCACCTTGCTATCCTCTCTTTCAGAGAGGTGCGCCACCAGCCCCGTCAACCCCTTTAAGAACCACGTGTCAGTGCTCAAGGCCTACTTTGCCATGAACATGGAACCCAACTCAGAGGAGTTGCTGAAGATCTCCATCGCAGTCGGCCTACCGCAGGAGTTCGTCAAGGAGTGGTTCTCCCAGTGGAAGAATCAGCAGCAACAACAATACAACAACAGCAATGCCAACCCCAGGAAGCGGTCGCTGCCGTCAGAGCGGAGCAGTCCAGAGGAGCGCAAGCAGCACAGGCTAGCCAGGTCACCAATGTCCATGGCGCAACACGTGGACCGCATCATGACACTCCCTGATTTACACGCCGGGAACACCAACGGTTACCGTGATGCTCCCCACAGACACTTAGAGGCCAGCCAGTTTACAGCCAACAGGCAGATGTGTGACAAACCACTAGACCCCTTGGACCACCTTAGAAGCAGAACTCCATCTCctctcaatctctcctccacttcttCTAAAAACTCCCAGAGCAGTTcgtacactccaaacagcctggtCTCTGAAGGGGACGGCCATGGGGGGGACGCACCGTTGGACCTTTCTTTGCCAAAACACATGATGAGCAAGGGCATCTCACTGGGAGAAAAGAGGTCCAAACCAAACGGCTACATCTCAGACTGCAACGGTGACCACCACCATTCCAGCCAGGAGCAGGGTACTGAGCCCATGGACTTGGCCCACATCAAGAAGGAGTTCCTGGGctcagagagagacaacagagggaACCGTGAACACCAGATAGAGAAGAGTGCCAGCCCCATCTTTGGCATCAACCCCTTCGGTGGTGGTCACATGTACACATCTCTGCCCACACATGGAGCGTTCCCCCCGCCCAGCTTCATGCAGGCCCAGGCCAGCATCCCAGGCCTGAGGCCATACCCAGGGCTGGATCCAATGAGCTTTCTGCCCCACATGGCCTACACTTATGCAACTGGGGCGGCTACATTCTCTGAAATGCAACAGAGGTCGAGGAAGTACCAACGGAAACCAGGTTTCAAG GGGGAGCTACTGGATGGCACTGCGGACTATCTGTCAGGCCTGGAGGACCTGACAGACGAATCGCTCCTCTCCcggaagaagattaagaagacaGAAAGTG GAAAGCGACCACACCAGTGCACGATCTGTAAGAAGGCCTTCAAACATAAGCACCACCTCATTGAGCACTCACGCCTGCACTCGGGCGAAAAGCCCTACCAATGTGACAAGTGTGGCAAGCGCTTCTCTCACTCAGGCTCCTACTCCCAGCACATGAACCACCGCTACTCCTACTGCAAGAGGGAGGCTGAGGAGAGGGAGGCGGctgagagggaggcagaggagagggaggcctGGGACAAGGGCCAGGGCCCCATGGAGCCCACAGAGCTGCTGATGAGGAGGGCCTACCTGCAGGGTCTGGGGCCGCTGGGCTACTCGGACCCCGAGGACCAGCCGGAGGACGGGGGCGACACCATCCTGAGGGATGGCAcggaaggagggatgaggggaggacgAGGACAGAGGGAAGTGGACGAGACGTATGAGGAGGTGACAGACAGACGAGAGGCGGGAAGTTTCAGGGAAGGAGAGCACGAGGGTGAACGAAGGATGGACACGGCGAGGGATGATGAGGGGAAAGTTGCGGCGCATTCGATGGATGACAGTTCAACAGAAAGGAAAACAGACACCAAGTCAGACCATTAG
- the LOC121555179 gene encoding zinc finger E-box-binding homeobox 2 isoform X1, with protein sequence MKQEIMAEGPRCKRRKQSNPQRKNVLNYENVVEMGSETDEDDRTLLSEENGLTNGEEGGSPPGAGVPNLEASPRVGHALLSYRGGAEGSEGRDGRQSHHHAWRLGDDPHRHLNGTDERKDEYDPLGPEGSLHAVGNGTVSSMDGVSEVDDYFTKCSKLEESDGHSANIAEYLQRGDTAIIYPEAPEEVARLGTPETIGQDENENDLSPGTPDAFAQLLTCPYCDRGYKRLTSLKEHIKYRHEKNEESVACPLRSETFSHRTQLERHMAMNMPGRDQPQLLSEGAGNRKFKCTECGKAFKYKHHLKEHLRIHSGEKPYECSNCKKRFSHSGSYSSHISSKKCIGLISVNGRVRNGGGNTKAGSSPNSTASSPGSPALALLRHKLENGRPMGPQDQQGHLDIKAEPMDFNDYRLLMASQYSVGGPGGYMNGAGGGGSPLGVHSSSQSPLQHLGGMGLDLPLLGYGSLGNNLSEVQKVLQIVDNTVCRQKMDGNPEEISKLRAYMKELGAQMEEQKLAVSSPHAGFQVVGQGSPTKSIIDYTLEKVNEAKSLIDDSKRQINMDIKKERLNHSADHVDKSHHESHQVPFLPFSCQFCKETFPGPIPLHQHERYLCKKNEEINHLQPSEDVSLSRRGVFPSEQQATLLSSLSERCATSPVNPFKNHVSVLKAYFAMNMEPNSEELLKISIAVGLPQEFVKEWFSQWKNQQQQQYNNSNANPRKRSLPSERSSPEERKQHRLARSPMSMAQHVDRIMTLPDLHAGNTNGYRDAPHRHLEASQFTANRQMCDKPLDPLDHLRSRTPSPLNLSSTSSKNSQSSSYTPNSLVSEGDGHGGDAPLDLSLPKHMMSKGISLGEKRSKPNGYISDCNGDHHHSSQEQGTEPMDLAHIKKEFLGSERDNRGNREHQIEKSASPIFGINPFGGGHMYTSLPTHGAFPPPSFMQAQASIPGLRPYPGLDPMSFLPHMAYTYATGAATFSEMQQRSRKYQRKPGFKGELLDGTADYLSGLEDLTDESLLSRKKIKKTESGMYACDLCDKTFQKTSSLLRHKYEHTGKRPHQCTICKKAFKHKHHLIEHSRLHSGEKPYQCDKCGKRFSHSGSYSQHMNHRYSYCKREAEEREAAEREAEEREAWDKGQGPMEPTELLMRRAYLQGLGPLGYSDPEDQPEDGGDTILRDGTEGGMRGGRGQREVDETYEEVTDRREAGSFREGEHEGERRMDTARDDEGKVAAHSMDDSSTERKTDTKSDH encoded by the exons TGCTGAACTATGAGAATGTGGTGGAGATGGGCTCCGAGACAGACGAGGATGACAGGACGCTGCTCTCAGAGGAGAACGGCCTGACCAATGGGGAGGAGGGTGGCAGCCCTCCCGGAGCCGGCGTGCCCAACCTGGAGGCTTCACCCAGGGTGGGCCACGCCCTGCTGTCCTACAGGGGTGGAGCAGAGGGGTCAGAGGGCAGGGACGGGCGGCAGAGCCACCACCATGCCTGGCGCCTCGGAGACGACCCACACAGACACCTCAATGGGACTG aTGAAAGGAAGGACGAATATGATCCCTTGGGGCCAGAGGGGTCTCTTCACGCTGTAGGAAATGGTACAG TCAGTAGTATGGATGGGGTGTCGGAGGTTGACGACTACTTCACTAAGTGTAGTAAACTGGAGGAGAGTGACGGCCACTCGGCCAACATCGCTGAGTACCTCCAGCGTGGCGACACCGCCATCATTTACCCAGAAGCCCCAGAGGAAGTAGCACGACTCGGAACTCCCGAGACCATTGGGCAAGACGAAAACGAAAATG ACCTGTCACCTGGGACTCCAGATGCTTTCGCCCAACTGTTGACCTGTCCTTACTGCGACCGGGGCTACAAGCGGCTGACATCGCTCAAGGAGCACATCAAGTACCGCCACGAGAAGAATGAGGAGAGCGTGGCCTGCCCCCTGCGCAGCGAGACCTTCTCCCACCGCACACAGCTGGAGAGACATATGGCCATGAACATGCCAGGGAGAGATcag CCCCAGCTGCTGAGTGAAGGGGCCGGCAACCGCAAGTTCAAATGCACTGAGTGTGGAAAAGCCTTCAAATACAAGCATCACTTGAAGGAGCATCTCCGCATTCACAGCG GTGAGAAACCATACGAGTGCTCCAACTGCAAGAAGCGGTTCTCTCACTCCGGCTCCTACAGTTCCCACATCAGCAGCAAGAAGTGCATCGGTCTGATCTCCGTCAACGGACGAGTACGTAACGGAGGAGGCAACACCAAGGCTGGCTCCTCCCCTAACTCCACCGCCTCCTCCCCGGGAAGCCCCGCCCTGGCTCTGCTCCGCCACAAGCTGGAGAACGGCCGCCCCATGGGCCCCCAAGACCAGCAGGGTCACCTGGACATCAAGGCAGAGCCAATGGACTTCAACGACTACCGGCTACTGATGGCCTCCCAGTATAGCGTTGGCGGGCCAGGGGGCTACATGAATGGAGCCGGCGGAGGAGGCAGCCCCCTGGGGGTCCACAGCTCATCCCAGAGCCCCCTGCAGCACCTGGGTGGGATGGGGTTGGACCTGCCCCTGCTGGGCTATGGGTCCCTGGGGAACAACCTGAGCGAGGTGCAGAAGGTCCTCCAGATCGTGGACAACACAGTGTGTCGGCAGAAGATGGATGGGAACCCGGAGGAGATCTCCAAGCTCAGGGCCTATATGAAGGAGCTGGGGGCTCAGATGGAGGAGCAGAAGCTGGCCGTGTCCTCCCCGCATGCTGGCTTCCAGGTGGTGGGCCAAGGCAGCCCCACCAAGAGCATAATCGACTACACCCTGGAGAAGGTGAACGAGGCCAAGAGCCTGATTGACGACTCCAAGAGGCAGATCAACATGGACATCAAGAAGGAGAGGCTCAACCACTCGGCGGATCATGTGGACAAGTCGCACCATGAGAGCCACCAGGTTCCATTCTTGCCGTTCTCCTGCCAGTTCTGCAAGGAGACCTTCCCAGGGCCCATCCCACTGCACCAGCATGAGCGCTACCTGTGTAAGAAGAACGAGGAGATCAACCACCTCCAACCCAGCGAGGACGTGTCTCTCAGCCGCAGGGGAGTGTTCCCCTCAGAGCAGCAGGCCACCTTGCTATCCTCTCTTTCAGAGAGGTGCGCCACCAGCCCCGTCAACCCCTTTAAGAACCACGTGTCAGTGCTCAAGGCCTACTTTGCCATGAACATGGAACCCAACTCAGAGGAGTTGCTGAAGATCTCCATCGCAGTCGGCCTACCGCAGGAGTTCGTCAAGGAGTGGTTCTCCCAGTGGAAGAATCAGCAGCAACAACAATACAACAACAGCAATGCCAACCCCAGGAAGCGGTCGCTGCCGTCAGAGCGGAGCAGTCCAGAGGAGCGCAAGCAGCACAGGCTAGCCAGGTCACCAATGTCCATGGCGCAACACGTGGACCGCATCATGACACTCCCTGATTTACACGCCGGGAACACCAACGGTTACCGTGATGCTCCCCACAGACACTTAGAGGCCAGCCAGTTTACAGCCAACAGGCAGATGTGTGACAAACCACTAGACCCCTTGGACCACCTTAGAAGCAGAACTCCATCTCctctcaatctctcctccacttcttCTAAAAACTCCCAGAGCAGTTcgtacactccaaacagcctggtCTCTGAAGGGGACGGCCATGGGGGGGACGCACCGTTGGACCTTTCTTTGCCAAAACACATGATGAGCAAGGGCATCTCACTGGGAGAAAAGAGGTCCAAACCAAACGGCTACATCTCAGACTGCAACGGTGACCACCACCATTCCAGCCAGGAGCAGGGTACTGAGCCCATGGACTTGGCCCACATCAAGAAGGAGTTCCTGGGctcagagagagacaacagagggaACCGTGAACACCAGATAGAGAAGAGTGCCAGCCCCATCTTTGGCATCAACCCCTTCGGTGGTGGTCACATGTACACATCTCTGCCCACACATGGAGCGTTCCCCCCGCCCAGCTTCATGCAGGCCCAGGCCAGCATCCCAGGCCTGAGGCCATACCCAGGGCTGGATCCAATGAGCTTTCTGCCCCACATGGCCTACACTTATGCAACTGGGGCGGCTACATTCTCTGAAATGCAACAGAGGTCGAGGAAGTACCAACGGAAACCAGGTTTCAAG GGGGAGCTACTGGATGGCACTGCGGACTATCTGTCAGGCCTGGAGGACCTGACAGACGAATCGCTCCTCTCCcggaagaagattaagaagacaGAAAGTGGTATGTACGCGTGTGACTTGTGCGACAAAACATTCCAGAAGACCAGTTCCCTCCTAAGACACAAATATGAACACACAG GAAAGCGACCACACCAGTGCACGATCTGTAAGAAGGCCTTCAAACATAAGCACCACCTCATTGAGCACTCACGCCTGCACTCGGGCGAAAAGCCCTACCAATGTGACAAGTGTGGCAAGCGCTTCTCTCACTCAGGCTCCTACTCCCAGCACATGAACCACCGCTACTCCTACTGCAAGAGGGAGGCTGAGGAGAGGGAGGCGGctgagagggaggcagaggagagggaggcctGGGACAAGGGCCAGGGCCCCATGGAGCCCACAGAGCTGCTGATGAGGAGGGCCTACCTGCAGGGTCTGGGGCCGCTGGGCTACTCGGACCCCGAGGACCAGCCGGAGGACGGGGGCGACACCATCCTGAGGGATGGCAcggaaggagggatgaggggaggacgAGGACAGAGGGAAGTGGACGAGACGTATGAGGAGGTGACAGACAGACGAGAGGCGGGAAGTTTCAGGGAAGGAGAGCACGAGGGTGAACGAAGGATGGACACGGCGAGGGATGATGAGGGGAAAGTTGCGGCGCATTCGATGGATGACAGTTCAACAGAAAGGAAAACAGACACCAAGTCAGACCATTAG